The nucleotide window AGCGCTCTGGCTAAAATGATGCTTCAACAAAATAAACTTGTAGTTGGTGCTGACATTTCATCATCAGCCACAAGCAAAGAAATAGCTAACTTAGGAGCAAAGGTTTATAGTCATCATAAAGGGGTTAATGTAACAAAAGATGTAGATTGTTTGATTTATTCTTCAGCCGTGCCAATTAATAACCCTGAAAGACAAATGGCCAGGAAGTTTAATCTTCCTTGTTTTTCTTATACAGAATTTTTAGGAGAATTAAGTAAAGAAAAATTTACTATTGCTATTTCTGGCACAAATGGCAAAAGCACGGTTACTTCAATGTTGGGTCTTGTGCTAGTTAAGGGAAAATTAGATCCAACCGTTATAGTTGGTAGTCAGATTTTTTCATGGCAGAGCAATTTTAGGCAGGGTAATTCAAATTATTTTTTAGTTGAAGCTTGTGAATACAAGGCCAATATGTTAAATCTTTATCCAAATATTATAGTTTTGACTAATATAGAAGCAGACCATCTTGATTTTTATAAAGACATCAATCACATTGTTCGTGTTTTTCAAACATATATCAATAATCTTCCTAAAAATGGAATTTTAATTTTAAATTCGGATGATTATTATTTATCAAAATTAAAAATAGCTAGACAAGTAATAACTTATGGCATCAAAAATAAATCAGATGTAATGGCTAAAAATATTAAAACTGGTAATGGCTGGCAAGAGTTTGATTTATGCACTGATAATCAATCAAATAAAATAAGAATAAAAGTGCCAGGTAGGTTTAATATTTATAATTGTTTGGCAACAATTGCGACGGCTTTGTATTTTAATATAGATAAGAAAATCATCATAAAAACATTGACTAATTTTAATGGTATTTGGAGAAGGTTTGAAAGGGTAGGGGAAAGAGACAAAGCAATTATTATTTCTGATTATGCTCATCATCCAACCTCCATTGAATCAACCATTGCTTCAACCAAAGAGTTTTATCCTAATAAAAGAATCTTTGTTATTTTCCAACCACATCAT belongs to Patescibacteria group bacterium and includes:
- the murC gene encoding UDP-N-acetylmuramate--L-alanine ligase; the protein is MPKKRINLNKIKKVYFVGMGGIGLSALAKMMLQQNKLVVGADISSSATSKEIANLGAKVYSHHKGVNVTKDVDCLIYSSAVPINNPERQMARKFNLPCFSYTEFLGELSKEKFTIAISGTNGKSTVTSMLGLVLVKGKLDPTVIVGSQIFSWQSNFRQGNSNYFLVEACEYKANMLNLYPNIIVLTNIEADHLDFYKDINHIVRVFQTYINNLPKNGILILNSDDYYLSKLKIARQVITYGIKNKSDVMAKNIKTGNGWQEFDLCTDNQSNKIRIKVPGRFNIYNCLATIATALYFNIDKKIIIKTLTNFNGIWRRFERVGERDKAIIISDYAHHPTSIESTIASTKEFYPNKRIFVIFQPHHHNRTKKLFNEFKQSCLGADFLIIPEIYNVTGREQSKHKISSVDLVKAIKQVQPDKNVFYAKDLKIAKQLTLKNIKKNDIVLIMGAGDIDDLARDLVK